In one window of Demequina sp. NBRC 110054 DNA:
- a CDS encoding acetamidase/formamidase family protein, which yields MGEYAGILRSGESIPDGLPYLPADPEAVFWGRLPCRDDAPVLTVDSGAEVVVDTLSHEGLLPDQGSDAAGFFSSHGVPEDRVLAEAAALSTSSRRDPGADGPHVVTGPIAVEGARLGDVLAMTLLDATPRVPYGVVSNRHGRGALPGEMPAGGADAVSVFAPIAPDQDGVWKGWLPRREGGPRDVAFPLAPFLGIMGVATDTAERAHSVPPGSHGGNIDIKELVVGSTLFLPVQVPGALAYVGDPHFAQGDGEVALTALEASLRVRIRLDLIPAAEAARAFGDLIGPLGETATHLMPTGIDADLDEAVRKATRAAIAILAARYGMESHLAYAYLSAATDLRISQVVDLVCGAHAMIRKEDFEAPGAPVWSEA from the coding sequence GTGGGCGAGTACGCAGGGATTCTGAGGTCGGGGGAGAGCATCCCCGACGGTCTCCCGTACCTGCCCGCGGATCCCGAAGCCGTGTTCTGGGGTCGCCTTCCGTGCAGGGACGATGCGCCGGTCCTCACGGTGGACTCGGGCGCCGAGGTCGTGGTCGACACACTGAGCCACGAGGGCCTGCTGCCGGATCAGGGATCCGACGCCGCCGGCTTCTTCTCCTCCCACGGTGTGCCCGAGGACAGGGTGCTCGCCGAGGCCGCGGCCCTGTCCACCTCCTCGCGCCGCGACCCCGGCGCCGATGGCCCCCACGTCGTCACCGGCCCGATCGCGGTGGAGGGCGCGCGCCTGGGCGATGTGCTCGCGATGACCCTGCTCGACGCGACGCCGCGCGTGCCCTACGGCGTCGTCTCCAATCGCCACGGCCGGGGCGCGCTGCCCGGAGAGATGCCCGCGGGCGGCGCCGACGCCGTCTCCGTGTTCGCGCCGATCGCGCCGGACCAGGACGGCGTGTGGAAGGGCTGGTTGCCGCGCCGCGAGGGTGGCCCGCGCGACGTCGCCTTCCCGCTCGCGCCGTTCTTGGGGATCATGGGCGTCGCGACCGATACCGCGGAGCGCGCCCACTCGGTCCCGCCCGGCTCGCACGGCGGCAACATCGACATCAAGGAGCTCGTCGTCGGTTCGACGCTGTTCCTCCCCGTCCAGGTGCCGGGTGCCCTCGCGTACGTGGGCGACCCGCACTTCGCGCAGGGCGACGGCGAGGTCGCGCTGACCGCGCTCGAGGCGTCCCTGCGGGTGCGCATCAGGCTCGACCTGATCCCGGCCGCCGAGGCGGCTCGCGCGTTCGGCGACCTCATCGGGCCGCTCGGAGAGACGGCGACGCATCTGATGCCCACGGGGATCGACGCCGACCTCGACGAGGCGGTGCGCAAGGCCACTCGCGCGGCGATCGCGATCCTCGCGGCCCGGTACGGCATGGAGTCCCACCTGGCCTATGCCTACCTGTCCGCGGCGACGGACCTGCGCATCTCCCAGGTGGTCGATCTCGTGTGCGGGGCGCACGCGATGATCCGCAAGGAAGACTTCGAGGCGCCGGGGGCGCCGGTTTGGAGCGAGGCATGA
- a CDS encoding YoaK family protein: MLTRMRANPDHSYLGLMLALTFSTGIIDAVGYLGLDRVFTGNMTGNVVILGMGLAGGNDLPVEGPLVALAAFMAGAAIGGRVLRGARKGWTGKHTALFGGVAAVLIAGVVVAMTVTIEQGTIAAYAATASLGLAMGCQAATARHIAVKDVTTVVVTSTITGLASDSVLGKGGGQPWARRAGAIVLIGAGALTGALLLKVDFSAGLILSALITVVVLVLGHITRPMGHRMPYDGAISQ, encoded by the coding sequence GTGCTGACCCGGATGCGCGCCAACCCAGACCACAGCTACCTCGGGCTCATGCTCGCGCTCACGTTCTCCACGGGGATCATCGACGCGGTCGGATACCTCGGCCTGGACCGCGTGTTCACGGGCAACATGACCGGCAACGTCGTGATCCTCGGCATGGGTCTCGCGGGCGGCAACGACCTGCCCGTCGAGGGCCCGCTGGTCGCGCTCGCGGCGTTCATGGCCGGGGCCGCGATCGGCGGTCGCGTGCTGCGCGGCGCGCGCAAGGGCTGGACCGGGAAGCACACCGCGCTGTTCGGCGGCGTCGCCGCGGTACTGATCGCGGGCGTGGTCGTCGCGATGACCGTGACGATCGAGCAGGGCACGATCGCCGCGTACGCCGCCACCGCGTCGCTCGGCCTCGCGATGGGATGCCAGGCGGCGACCGCCCGGCACATCGCAGTCAAGGACGTGACGACGGTCGTCGTGACCTCGACCATCACGGGCCTCGCCTCGGACTCGGTGCTCGGCAAGGGCGGCGGCCAGCCGTGGGCGCGCCGCGCGGGCGCGATCGTCCTCATCGGCGCGGGCGCGCTGACCGGCGCGCTGCTGCTCAAGGTCGACTTCTCGGCGGGTCTGATCCTGTCGGCGCTCATCACGGTCGTCGTCCTGGTGCTGGGCCACATCACGCGTCCGATGGGCCACCGCATGCCGTACGACGGCGCGATCAGCCAGTAA
- a CDS encoding Hsp20/alpha crystallin family protein, with amino-acid sequence MAREVMRKAAPATATKVWQDDMDRMLRQFFGDADASLAGAFSPALDVKETDDGFTLHVELPGVKAEDVEVSLEDNVLTVAGERNFYDETEGEGYRRIERRFGKFHRAVRLPDRVSPDKVEATYTDGILTVNVPKAEEAKPRKITVAKGA; translated from the coding sequence ATGGCACGAGAGGTGATGCGCAAGGCGGCTCCGGCCACCGCGACGAAGGTGTGGCAGGACGACATGGATCGCATGCTCCGGCAGTTCTTCGGCGACGCTGACGCCTCGCTCGCGGGCGCATTCTCGCCTGCCCTGGACGTCAAGGAGACCGACGACGGCTTCACGCTTCACGTCGAGCTCCCGGGCGTCAAGGCCGAGGACGTCGAGGTCTCGCTCGAGGACAACGTGCTCACCGTCGCTGGCGAGCGCAACTTCTACGACGAGACCGAGGGAGAGGGCTACCGCCGCATCGAGCGTCGGTTCGGTAAGTTCCACCGCGCGGTTCGCCTGCCCGACAGGGTCAGCCCGGACAAGGTCGAGGCCACCTACACGGACGGCATCCTCACGGTGAACGTCCCGAAGGCCGAGGAGGCCAAGCCCCGCAAGATCACCGTCGCCAAGGGCGCGTAA
- a CDS encoding gamma carbonic anhydrase family protein, translating to MILDHGGTSPQIDPTASVAASAVVSGDVTLGPGVRILHGAVVSGEQGPVTIGEDSIVLENAVVKSRAGHACRIGDAVMVGPHAHVSGATIGSGSFVATGASVFPGARVGEGCEIRIGGVVQVNTMLEAGTMVPIHWVAVGHPALVLPPDRHDEIWRVQRELDFPGTVYGVERGTPTRQIMRDQSELHRPDSG from the coding sequence ATGATCCTCGACCACGGTGGGACGAGCCCGCAGATCGACCCGACGGCCTCGGTCGCCGCGTCGGCGGTCGTGAGCGGAGACGTGACGCTCGGCCCCGGCGTGCGGATCCTGCACGGCGCCGTCGTGAGCGGGGAACAGGGTCCGGTCACGATCGGCGAGGACAGCATCGTCCTGGAGAACGCCGTGGTGAAGTCCCGCGCGGGGCACGCGTGCAGGATCGGCGACGCCGTCATGGTCGGTCCGCACGCGCACGTCTCAGGCGCGACGATCGGGAGCGGATCCTTCGTCGCGACCGGCGCGTCGGTATTCCCCGGAGCGCGCGTGGGGGAGGGGTGCGAGATCCGCATCGGCGGCGTCGTCCAGGTCAACACGATGCTCGAGGCCGGCACCATGGTGCCGATCCACTGGGTGGCCGTCGGTCATCCCGCCCTGGTCCTGCCTCCCGACCGGCACGACGAGATCTGGCGCGTGCAGCGCGAGCTCGACTTCCCGGGCACGGTCTACGGGGTCGAGCGCGGCACGCCGACGCGCCAGATCATGCGCGACCAGAGCGAGCTGCACCGGCCCGACTCCGGCTGA
- a CDS encoding SDR family NAD(P)-dependent oxidoreductase: MSTTHTHLTGDTKIADWFKDPYGGPVIRQMLAESGQSEKAMAPVKRFSMNKLIKISGGRFTQETLDMLIERAEAAAAEGGSPEQAVEGSEPVTPDDVSTLTDGADELPEWKERITEGRFTGQTVVVTGAGSGIGRATASRVAREGGRVIALDISAERLESLAKELDGSDVTVVTADVTKDEDIARVLEAAGGKVDALANVAGIMDNMTPLHEVSDQVWERVFSVNVTGLMKLTRAVLPLMLEVGKGSVVNIASEAGLRGSAAGVAYTASKHAVVGLTKSSAFMYGPSGIRVNAVAPGGVITNIEARFDSELGQDRVMGALVVAPPPTTADQLAASITFLLSDDGVNLNGVILPSDGGWSAV, from the coding sequence ATGTCCACCACGCACACCCACCTCACAGGCGACACCAAGATCGCCGACTGGTTCAAGGACCCCTACGGCGGCCCCGTGATCCGGCAGATGCTCGCGGAGTCAGGTCAGAGCGAGAAGGCGATGGCGCCGGTCAAGCGCTTCTCCATGAACAAGCTCATCAAGATCTCCGGTGGGCGTTTCACTCAGGAGACGCTCGACATGCTGATCGAGAGGGCCGAGGCCGCAGCCGCCGAGGGTGGCTCGCCCGAGCAGGCAGTCGAGGGGAGCGAGCCCGTCACCCCCGACGATGTATCGACGCTCACCGACGGCGCGGACGAGCTGCCCGAATGGAAGGAGAGGATCACCGAGGGACGGTTCACGGGACAGACCGTGGTCGTCACCGGCGCGGGATCCGGCATCGGCCGCGCGACCGCGTCCCGCGTCGCCCGCGAGGGCGGACGGGTGATCGCACTCGACATCTCCGCCGAGCGTCTCGAGAGCCTCGCCAAGGAGCTCGACGGCAGCGACGTCACCGTCGTCACGGCCGACGTCACGAAGGACGAGGACATCGCCCGCGTGCTCGAGGCGGCCGGCGGCAAGGTCGACGCGCTCGCGAACGTCGCGGGGATCATGGACAACATGACGCCGCTGCACGAGGTTTCGGACCAGGTGTGGGAGCGGGTGTTCTCGGTCAATGTCACCGGTCTCATGAAGCTCACGCGCGCCGTGCTCCCCCTCATGCTCGAGGTGGGCAAGGGGTCGGTCGTCAACATTGCCTCCGAGGCGGGGCTCCGCGGTTCTGCGGCCGGCGTCGCCTACACGGCCTCCAAGCATGCGGTCGTCGGCCTCACCAAGAGCTCCGCGTTCATGTACGGCCCGAGCGGCATCCGCGTCAACGCCGTCGCTCCCGGCGGGGTCATCACGAACATCGAGGCGCGCTTCGACTCGGAGCTCGGTCAGGACAGGGTGATGGGCGCGCTCGTCGTCGCGCCTCCGCCCACCACCGCCGATCAGCTCGCGGCATCCATCACGTTCCTGCTCTCTGACGACGGGGTGAACCTCAACGGCGTGATCCTGCCCTCCGACGGGGGCTGGTCGGCAGTCTGA
- a CDS encoding FAD-binding protein, which produces MPEWDKEVDLLVAGSGAAALAAAVTGSHEGLKVLVVESTDMWGGTTAISGGGLWMPGHPGMEALGKQDSEEAVLRYMEETIGDVGPASSLERRKAFIRGVPRVYRLLESLGLEWAPSKDYPDYYPDKPGGMAGGRSIEAQPFDAKRLGDDAATWRTADMLPPIPIKTDDVWLISRAWSTSDGFIRGAKFFFRTMGGLVTGKKLYGLGGGYTGALMRIVKDQGTEVMLSSPVTALIKERDAVVGAEVTTPSGMLRVKASKGVVLGTGGFARNKEWRLENHGIEGYTSAPEGDVGSGIQVGIDAGGDVALMDDAWWGASVPDPEGKDAQFLVAERSMPFTIFVDQEGRRFTNESASYIDVGHDILEHHRTVPTIPCWMIIDRRHRHRYLFNAFLTGTKKYKEAGILVEADTLEELASELGMDPKVLTSTVERFNGFARAGVDEDFERGRTAYDNYYGDPTVHPNPNLGTLEKGPFQAVQVVPGDLGTKGGLLTDEHARVISTKGAPIPGLYASGNATASVMGRTYPGAGSTIGPATVFGYLAAMHAASRP; this is translated from the coding sequence ATGCCCGAGTGGGACAAGGAAGTCGATCTGCTGGTCGCGGGAAGCGGCGCCGCGGCGCTCGCGGCCGCGGTCACGGGATCACACGAGGGGCTCAAGGTCCTCGTCGTCGAGAGCACCGACATGTGGGGCGGGACCACCGCCATCTCGGGAGGCGGGCTGTGGATGCCCGGGCACCCCGGGATGGAGGCGCTCGGCAAGCAGGACTCCGAGGAGGCGGTCCTGCGCTACATGGAGGAGACGATCGGCGACGTCGGCCCCGCATCGTCCCTGGAACGCCGCAAGGCGTTCATCCGAGGTGTGCCCCGCGTGTACCGACTTCTCGAATCGCTCGGGCTGGAGTGGGCGCCCTCGAAGGACTACCCCGACTACTACCCGGACAAGCCCGGCGGCATGGCCGGCGGCCGATCGATCGAGGCGCAGCCCTTCGACGCGAAGCGCCTAGGAGACGACGCGGCTACGTGGCGCACTGCCGACATGCTTCCGCCGATCCCGATCAAGACCGACGACGTGTGGCTCATCTCGAGGGCGTGGTCCACGTCCGACGGCTTCATCCGCGGCGCGAAGTTCTTCTTCCGCACCATGGGCGGTCTCGTCACGGGCAAGAAGCTGTACGGGCTCGGCGGTGGGTACACCGGCGCCCTCATGCGGATCGTCAAGGATCAGGGCACCGAGGTGATGCTCTCGAGCCCCGTGACCGCGCTGATCAAGGAGCGCGACGCCGTGGTCGGCGCCGAGGTGACCACCCCGTCGGGCATGCTCCGCGTGAAGGCGAGCAAGGGCGTCGTCCTGGGAACCGGCGGCTTCGCCCGCAACAAGGAGTGGCGCCTCGAGAACCACGGCATCGAGGGCTACACCTCCGCGCCCGAGGGCGACGTCGGCAGCGGCATCCAGGTCGGCATCGACGCGGGCGGCGACGTGGCGCTCATGGACGATGCGTGGTGGGGGGCCTCGGTCCCCGACCCCGAGGGAAAGGACGCACAGTTCCTCGTGGCTGAGCGGTCGATGCCGTTCACGATCTTCGTGGACCAGGAGGGACGACGCTTCACCAACGAGTCGGCCAGCTACATCGACGTCGGGCACGACATCCTCGAGCACCACAGGACCGTGCCGACCATCCCGTGCTGGATGATCATCGACCGCCGCCACCGGCATCGCTACCTCTTCAACGCGTTCCTCACCGGCACCAAGAAGTACAAGGAGGCCGGCATCCTCGTCGAGGCGGACACCCTCGAGGAGCTCGCGTCCGAGCTCGGGATGGATCCGAAGGTGCTCACCTCGACCGTCGAGCGCTTCAACGGTTTCGCCCGCGCAGGCGTGGACGAGGACTTCGAGCGCGGGCGCACGGCCTACGACAACTACTACGGGGACCCGACGGTCCACCCCAATCCCAACCTGGGCACCCTTGAGAAGGGTCCGTTCCAGGCTGTGCAGGTCGTCCCCGGCGACCTGGGCACCAAGGGCGGGCTGCTCACCGACGAGCACGCCCGCGTCATCTCCACCAAGGGCGCGCCGATCCCCGGCCTGTACGCGTCCGGCAACGCCACCGCATCGGTCATGGGCCGCACCTACCCGGGTGCCGGCTCCACGATCGGCCCGGCGACGGTGTTCGGTTACCTCGCGGCCATGCACGCGGCATCACGCCCCTGA
- a CDS encoding TetR/AcrR family transcriptional regulator, whose protein sequence is MATSRANPGPRAAAANRRSLIDAARALFDERGVEVPLVEIARRAGVGQGVLYRHFPDRASLVFAVFDENMTQLESLAQEHGPLPLRRLGHEISHRVQGIAPLMSFATSTPDDPRLGALEGRMRVLLEQSRDSAHKAGHLRSEVTIEDLLLAISMLAALAYTVPPDQRESRVEHAWELISRGLESP, encoded by the coding sequence ATGGCCACCTCTCGCGCCAACCCCGGCCCGCGCGCCGCGGCGGCGAACCGCCGCTCGCTGATCGACGCGGCCCGCGCGCTGTTCGACGAACGCGGTGTCGAGGTGCCGCTCGTCGAGATCGCGCGCCGGGCGGGCGTCGGCCAGGGAGTGCTGTACCGCCACTTCCCCGACCGCGCCTCGCTCGTATTCGCGGTGTTCGACGAGAACATGACGCAGCTCGAGTCGCTCGCGCAGGAGCACGGCCCCCTGCCCTTGCGGAGGCTCGGCCACGAGATCTCTCACCGCGTCCAGGGAATCGCCCCCCTGATGAGCTTCGCGACGAGCACTCCCGACGACCCCCGCCTCGGCGCGCTCGAGGGCCGCATGAGGGTGCTGCTCGAGCAGTCGCGCGACAGCGCCCACAAGGCCGGACACCTTCGATCGGAGGTCACCATCGAGGATCTCCTCCTGGCGATCTCTATGCTCGCCGCGCTCGCCTACACGGTGCCGCCCGACCAGCGGGAGTCGCGCGTCGAGCACGCATGGGAGCTGATCTCGCGCGGCCTCGAGAGCCCCTGA
- a CDS encoding amidohydrolase: MSDEEKRVTLLVRAVRLLDGPEREVDIAIEGDRIVRIVPTGQAEVDRDAQVVDLEGRWATPGYVDHHAHFTMWAKHLARTDVSAAREPEDVAETIRVALASEHVTDTSAFVARGFQDALWSHSPTGEMLDAAAAAAGQDGRAIVVVSHDLHTVWINDAAASRFGAPSSGIVREGAAFAVEQAVDKEAAEGEDELIAAAIAAAAARGVTSITDLEMADNPSVWAGRFRRGLNAVRVTANVYPEHLPLSIARGERTGSVVPDTDGLVTVGALKLFADGALNSGTALCVDAYADGGHGHAVYGEGELERVMRDADAAGFRIALHAIGDLAVQRALDAFEASGAKGTIEHAQMVTTEDLGRFAALGIGASVQPEHALDDRDVTDRLWVGRTERAFPYRALHDAGAVLTFSSDAPVAPLDPWFAISAAVHRTRDAREPWEPGNALDPLTALRASWSASRLEVGGAADLAVLEADPLAADMPTLRGMYVALTVSAGRVTHRTW, translated from the coding sequence ATGAGTGACGAGGAGAAGCGCGTGACGCTGCTGGTGAGAGCGGTCCGCCTGCTGGACGGGCCCGAGCGTGAGGTCGATATCGCGATCGAGGGCGATCGCATCGTGCGCATCGTCCCCACGGGCCAGGCAGAGGTCGACCGCGACGCCCAGGTCGTCGACCTTGAGGGCCGCTGGGCGACGCCCGGCTACGTGGATCATCACGCGCACTTCACCATGTGGGCCAAGCACCTCGCACGTACCGACGTGTCCGCAGCCCGCGAGCCCGAGGACGTCGCCGAGACGATCAGGGTCGCGCTCGCGAGCGAACACGTGACCGACACTTCCGCCTTCGTCGCACGAGGCTTCCAGGACGCGCTGTGGTCGCACTCGCCGACGGGGGAGATGCTCGATGCAGCAGCCGCCGCCGCGGGCCAGGACGGACGCGCGATCGTCGTCGTCTCCCACGACCTGCACACGGTCTGGATCAACGACGCCGCCGCCTCGCGCTTCGGGGCTCCCTCCTCAGGCATCGTGCGCGAGGGCGCCGCCTTCGCGGTCGAGCAGGCCGTCGACAAGGAGGCCGCCGAGGGGGAGGACGAGCTGATCGCCGCGGCGATCGCTGCCGCCGCCGCGCGCGGCGTCACCTCGATCACGGACCTCGAGATGGCCGATAACCCGAGCGTGTGGGCGGGCCGCTTCCGACGCGGGCTGAACGCGGTGCGCGTCACCGCGAACGTGTACCCCGAGCACCTCCCGCTGTCGATCGCGCGCGGCGAGCGCACGGGGTCCGTCGTGCCCGACACCGACGGGCTCGTCACCGTGGGCGCCCTCAAGCTGTTCGCCGACGGCGCGCTGAACTCCGGGACCGCCCTGTGCGTGGACGCCTACGCCGACGGCGGCCATGGCCACGCCGTCTACGGGGAGGGCGAGCTCGAGCGGGTGATGCGCGACGCCGACGCCGCAGGCTTCCGGATCGCGCTGCATGCGATCGGCGACCTGGCGGTGCAGCGGGCGCTCGACGCGTTCGAGGCATCGGGCGCGAAGGGGACCATCGAGCACGCGCAGATGGTCACCACCGAGGATCTCGGGCGCTTCGCCGCGCTCGGCATCGGGGCGTCGGTCCAGCCCGAGCATGCGCTCGACGACCGCGACGTGACGGACCGCCTGTGGGTCGGCCGGACGGAGCGCGCGTTCCCCTACCGCGCGCTTCACGACGCGGGCGCGGTACTCACGTTCAGCTCCGACGCGCCCGTGGCGCCGCTCGACCCGTGGTTCGCGATCTCCGCTGCGGTGCACCGCACGCGCGACGCGCGCGAGCCGTGGGAGCCCGGCAACGCGCTCGACCCGCTGACCGCGCTCAGGGCGTCCTGGTCAGCGTCGCGGCTCGAGGTCGGCGGAGCCGCGGACCTCGCGGTGCTCGAGGCGGACCCGCTCGCCGCGGACATGCCGACCCTGCGGGGGATGTACGTCGCGCTTACCGTGAGCGCGGGACGGGTGACCCACCGCACCTGGTAA
- a CDS encoding LacI family DNA-binding transcriptional regulator encodes MPDPDGEMEMSVLRHTAPTLEMVAARAGVSRATVSRVVNGSDKVNPSSVEAVRAAIAELGYVPNRAARSLASAQSHAIALVVPEDITRFFGDVFFASIVAGIDRRLEESDYVLNLMVASSDPGAKNSRYLMGGAVDGAVVVSHHTSNHFLERIGDAIPLVFGGRPGLEAIDTWVVDVDNEEGGAVAGRRLVARGCTRIAAITGPEDMQSANERTHGWRRVVAEAGLEPGPAISGDFTAVGGARAARELLARYPEVDGVFIASDLMASAAMPVLIEAGRRIPEDVAVVGYDDSPAADMCPVPLTTVKQPSEAMGWETADILIDVLAGNERPWSTILPIELIERDSA; translated from the coding sequence ATGCCTGACCCTGACGGCGAGATGGAGATGAGCGTGCTGCGCCACACGGCGCCTACGCTCGAGATGGTGGCTGCCCGTGCCGGCGTCTCGCGTGCGACAGTCTCGCGCGTGGTCAACGGCTCCGACAAGGTCAATCCGTCCTCGGTCGAGGCGGTGCGGGCGGCGATCGCCGAGCTCGGCTACGTGCCGAACCGCGCGGCACGCTCGCTCGCGAGCGCGCAGAGCCACGCGATCGCGCTCGTCGTTCCCGAGGACATCACCAGGTTCTTCGGCGATGTGTTCTTCGCCTCGATCGTCGCGGGGATCGACCGCAGGCTCGAGGAGTCGGACTACGTGCTGAACCTCATGGTGGCCAGCTCCGATCCCGGAGCGAAGAACTCGCGCTACCTCATGGGCGGTGCGGTCGACGGCGCGGTCGTGGTCTCGCATCACACCTCGAACCACTTCCTCGAGCGCATCGGGGACGCGATCCCCCTCGTGTTCGGGGGTCGGCCGGGGCTCGAGGCGATCGACACGTGGGTGGTCGACGTCGACAACGAGGAGGGCGGCGCGGTCGCGGGCCGTCGCCTGGTCGCGCGAGGCTGCACCCGGATCGCCGCCATCACGGGTCCCGAGGACATGCAGTCCGCGAACGAGCGCACGCATGGCTGGAGGCGCGTCGTCGCGGAGGCGGGGCTCGAGCCTGGTCCCGCGATCAGCGGAGACTTCACCGCGGTGGGGGGTGCTCGGGCCGCGCGCGAGCTCCTCGCCAGGTACCCCGAGGTCGACGGGGTGTTCATCGCCTCGGACCTCATGGCGTCGGCGGCGATGCCCGTGCTCATCGAGGCGGGCCGTCGCATCCCCGAGGACGTGGCGGTCGTCGGCTACGACGACAGCCCCGCGGCGGATATGTGCCCGGTTCCCCTGACGACCGTCAAGCAGCCCTCGGAGGCGATGGGGTGGGAGACCGCGGACATCCTCATCGACGTGCTCGCGGGCAACGAGCGGCCGTGGTCGACGATCCTGCCGATCGAGCTCATCGAGCGCGACTCCGCCTGA
- a CDS encoding carbohydrate ABC transporter permease produces MARRKVSTSISSGRPSWFVYGGLAIVLATAIFPFYWSFLIGSGDQSTIYDQNMSWWPGGNFLANAAEVISNPAVNFWKALSNSIIVSTTTAVSTVVLSTLAGFAFAKLRFKGSGPLLVAVIATMAVPVQLGVVPLYILMQKFGWTGSLGAVIIPALVTAFGVFWMTQYLSQSLPTELIEAARVDGCSMIRTFWHVGLPAARPAAAMLALFTFVTTWNNFFWPFIVLDPQNPTLPVALSLLQANYFVDYSLVLAGVLLATLPLLLLFIFTGKQLVSGIMQGAVKG; encoded by the coding sequence ATGGCACGCCGCAAGGTCTCTACGTCCATCTCCTCCGGGCGCCCGTCCTGGTTCGTCTACGGCGGACTGGCGATCGTCCTCGCCACCGCGATCTTCCCGTTCTACTGGTCGTTCCTTATCGGCTCGGGTGACCAGTCGACCATCTACGACCAGAACATGTCCTGGTGGCCGGGCGGGAACTTCCTCGCCAACGCTGCGGAGGTCATCTCCAACCCCGCGGTCAACTTCTGGAAGGCGCTGTCGAACTCGATCATCGTGTCCACCACGACCGCGGTCAGCACGGTCGTGCTGTCCACCCTCGCGGGCTTCGCGTTCGCGAAGCTGCGCTTCAAGGGCTCGGGCCCCCTGCTGGTCGCCGTGATCGCGACCATGGCGGTCCCGGTGCAGCTCGGCGTGGTGCCGCTGTACATCCTCATGCAGAAGTTCGGCTGGACCGGGTCGCTCGGCGCGGTCATCATCCCGGCGCTGGTCACCGCTTTCGGTGTGTTCTGGATGACGCAGTACCTGTCCCAGTCGCTGCCGACCGAGCTCATCGAGGCGGCCCGCGTGGATGGTTGCTCCATGATCAGGACGTTCTGGCACGTCGGTCTCCCGGCTGCGCGCCCCGCCGCGGCGATGCTCGCGCTGTTCACGTTCGTCACCACCTGGAACAACTTCTTCTGGCCCTTCATCGTGCTCGACCCGCAGAATCCGACGCTGCCCGTGGCGCTGTCGCTGCTCCAGGCGAACTACTTCGTGGACTACTCGCTCGTGCTGGCGGGTGTGCTGCTCGCGACGCTGCCGCTCCTCCTGCTCTTCATCTTCACCGGCAAGCAGCTGGTGTCGGGCATCATGCAGGGCGCCGTCAAGGGCTAG